In one window of Aceticella autotrophica DNA:
- a CDS encoding Hsp20/alpha crystallin family protein has protein sequence MFGLIPSKRKADDLPSLFDDFFNNDFFNMVPVHFNTFKTDIKETDKEYIIESELPGFNKEDIQLGIDNDYLIIRAEKNEEKKEEKGNYIRRERYTGKMERRFYIGDVEQEKINAEYKDGILKILLPKKEQVQIKKQIPIT, from the coding sequence ATGTTTGGATTAATACCAAGTAAAAGAAAGGCTGATGACCTACCTTCACTATTTGACGATTTCTTTAATAATGATTTTTTCAATATGGTTCCAGTTCATTTTAATACCTTCAAAACAGACATAAAAGAAACGGATAAAGAATATATCATCGAATCAGAATTACCAGGCTTTAACAAAGAGGATATTCAATTAGGAATAGACAATGATTATCTTATTATCAGAGCTGAAAAAAATGAGGAGAAGAAAGAAGAAAAAGGCAATTATATTAGAAGAGAAAGATATACAGGAAAGATGGAACGTAGATTTTATATTGGAGATGTAGAGCAAGAGAAAATAAATGCAGAATATAAGGATGGTATTTTAAAGATTTTGCTTCCCAAAAAAGAACAGGTTCAGATAAAAAAACAGATTCCTATTACTTAA